The proteins below come from a single Vitis vinifera cultivar Pinot Noir 40024 chromosome 9, ASM3070453v1 genomic window:
- the LOC109123232 gene encoding katanin p60 ATPase-containing subunit A1, translated as MVGPSTLVGLQDHLKLAREYALEGLYDTSIIFFDGAIAQINKHLNTLDDPLIRTKWMNVKKALSEETEVVKQLDAERRAFKEIPGGRRPSSPPISTKSSFVFQPLDEYPTSSGAPMDDPDVWRPPSRDTTSRRSARSGQVGMRKTSQDGTWPRGSTRGGAAPRGGKSGASSRTHSGVRASTTGRKGSSKSNTDKADSANGDAEDGKSKRAQYEGPDPDLAAMLERDVLETSPGVRWDDVAGLSEAKRLLEEAVVLPLWMPEYFQGIRRPWKGVLMFGPPGTGKTLLAKAVATECGTTFFNVSSATLASKWRGESERMVRCLFDLARAYAPSTIFIDEIDSLCNARGASGEHESSRRVKSELLVQVDGVNNSSTGEDGSRKIVMVLAATNFPWDIDEALRRRLEKRIYIPLPNFESRKELIRINLKTVEVAPDVNIDEVARRTEGYSGDDLTNVCRDASLNGMRRKIAGKTRDEIKNMPKDEISNDPVAMCDFEEAITKVQRSVSQADIERHEKWFSEFGSA; from the exons ATGGTGGGACCGTCGACGCTGGTGGGGTTACAAGATCACCTGAAATTGGCGAGGGAGTACGCTCTTGAAGGCCTCTACGACACCTCCATTATCTTCTTTGATGGTGCCATTGCTCAGATCAACAA GCACTTAAACACACTTGATGACCCTTTGATTCGCACAAAATGGATGAATGTCAAGAAAGCTCTTTCAGAGGAAACAGAGGTTGTGAAGCAGTTGGATGCAGAAAGAAGGGCCTTCAAGGAAATTCCTGGGGGACGGCGCCCTTCATCACCTCCAATCTCAACTAAAtcatcttttgtttttcaacCACTGGATGAGTACCCAACTTCATCTGGTGCTCCCATGGATGATCCTGATGTATGGAGGCCACCTAGTCGGGACACTACGAGTAGAAGATCTGCAAGATCTGGTCAGGTGGGCATGAGAAAGACTTCACAAGATGGAACATGGCCTCGTGGTTCTACAAGGGGAGGAGCAGCTCCGCGTGGAGGAAAGTCTGGTGCTTCAAGTAGAACTCACTCAGGTGTCCGAGCATCGACAACTGGAAGGAAGGGCTCTAGCAAATCTAACACTGACAAGGCTGATTCAGCG AATGGTGATGCTGAAGATGGAAAATCAAAGAGGGCACAGTATGAGGGACCTGATCCAGACTTGGCTGCAATGCTTGAAAGGGATGTTTTGGAGACTAGCCCTGGAGTGAGATGGGATGATGTTGCAGGATTGAGTGAAGCCAAAAGACTCCTAGAGGAAGCTGTTGTCCTTCCTTTATGGATGCCTGAATATTTCCAG GGAATTAGGAGACCATGGAAAGGTGTTCTTATGTTTGGTCCTCCTGGTACTGGCAAGACACTTTTGGCTAAAGCTGTTGCTACTGAGTGTGGTACAACATTCTTCAATGTTTCTTCTGCTACCTTAGCCTCAAAATGGCGTGGGGAGAGTGAGCGCATGGTCCGTTGCTTATTTGATCTTGCAAGAGCTTATGCTCCAAGTACTATTTTTATTGACGAGATTGATTCTCTTTGCAATGCTCGGGG GGCTTCAGGGGAGCATGAATCTTCCAGACGGGTGAAGTCTGAACTTCTGGTTCAGGTTGATGGTGTAAACAACAGTTCTACAGGTGAAGATGGTAGTCGAAAAATAGTGATGGTTCTGGCAGCTACAAATTTTCCATGGGATATAGATGAAGCACTCAG GAGGAGGCTGGAAAAGCGTATATACATCCCTCTCCCAAATTTTGAGAGTCGCAAGGAGCTTATACGGATCAATTTGAAAACTGTGGAG GTGGCTCCTGATGTAAATATCGACGAAGTGGCTCGCCGCACTGAGGGGTACAGTGGAGATGATCTGACAAATGTTTGCCGGGATGCTTCCTTAAATGGCATGAGACGGAAAATAGCAGGTAAGACACGAGATGAGATTAAGAACATGCCCAAGGACGAGATTTCAAATGATCCTGTCGCTATGTGTGACTTTGAAGAAGCAATAACCAAGGTTCAACGGAGTGTTTCTCAGGCTGATATTGAGCGCCATGAGAAGTGGTTTTCCGAATTCGGATCTGCATAG